The following nucleotide sequence is from Spartinivicinus poritis.
ATAAAATTTTCATATTTAGCCGCTATATTTTAGTCCTGGGTATCTAAAGAAATAACATTAAACGCTTTGGACTAATGCACTTCATGACATACCCAGGTTTGTGGCATCTAAATGATGCTTTCAGGCTAACTCATAAAATAGCCGAATTTATTTAATTAAACCGGCTTCTTTAAAGTACTTTTTAGCACCTTCGTGCAGTGGTGCAGACAGTCCGTCAGTGACCATGCTTTCTTTATTCAGGTGAGAGAAAGCTTGGTGTAGAGAAGTAAAGTCAGTGAAGTTATTAAAAACAGCTTTAACTAAATTGTATACTACTTCTGGCTTGGTTTTAGTTGAGCTAACCAGCGTAGCTGCGACACCAAAGGTAGGAATATCTTTGTCATTGCCAGCATATAAGCCGCCAGGAATCACAGTTTTCGCATAATAGCTGTTGTCAGCTACCAATTTGTCGATTTCTTTACCTTGAACGGGAACAATTGTGGTGTCACAAGTGGTAGTCGCTTCTTTGATGGATCCACTAGGGTGGCCAGCGACAAACACAAATGCATCAATTTTGTTGTCACATAGGGCTTTTGCTTGCTCAGCTGACTTTAATTCAGACACTAAAGAGAAAGCTTTTTTGTTCCAACCGTACTGCTTCATCAACACTTCCATGTTGGCGCGTTGACCAGAACCTGGGTTACCAATATTAACCCGCTTGCCTTTTAAATCAGCAAAGTTCTTAATATTAGCGTCTTTTCGTGCAACTACTGTAAAAGCTTCTACATGTAAAGAGAACACGGCACGTAAATCTTTGTAAGCACCTTGATCTTTAAATTGGCTGCTACCGTTGTAGGCGTGATACTGCCAATCAGATTGTACAACCCCTAAATCCAGCTCACCAGCACGCATAGTATTAAGGTTGTAGATGGAACCACCAGTACTTTCAACAGAGCAACGAATACCATGCTCTTTGCGGCCCTTGTTAACTAAACGACAAATAGCACCACCAGTAGGGTAATACACGCCAGTAACACCACCAGTACCGATGGTAATAAATTGTTGTTCAGCAGCATGGCTTGCTGATATGCCCACTACGCTTAAGCTAACACCCACTAAACCATAGGAAAGTTTTTTCAGTACGGACATGTTTACCTCGTCTCTTTTACTTTTATGTAGGTATACCTTGAAACAGGTATATTGGTTGTTTTTTTGTTAAAACAGTGGCGCATTGACTATACAAATACGGCTTTAACTATAGTCAAGTCCTTGTCAATTGCAGCCTGTTTGACAAAAAAGGAACAATTTAATTACCAAATACCCCGTATAACTATAAGTATTTTTACCTACATAAATGATTTTAATTGCTATCACATGATGAAAAATACTTAAAATCAAGGTAGTTAGGCCTAATTAGTGGCCAAGTAATATTTT
It contains:
- a CDS encoding TAXI family TRAP transporter solute-binding subunit, whose protein sequence is MSVLKKLSYGLVGVSLSVVGISASHAAEQQFITIGTGGVTGVYYPTGGAICRLVNKGRKEHGIRCSVESTGGSIYNLNTMRAGELDLGVVQSDWQYHAYNGSSQFKDQGAYKDLRAVFSLHVEAFTVVARKDANIKNFADLKGKRVNIGNPGSGQRANMEVLMKQYGWNKKAFSLVSELKSAEQAKALCDNKIDAFVFVAGHPSGSIKEATTTCDTTIVPVQGKEIDKLVADNSYYAKTVIPGGLYAGNDKDIPTFGVAATLVSSTKTKPEVVYNLVKAVFNNFTDFTSLHQAFSHLNKESMVTDGLSAPLHEGAKKYFKEAGLIK